One part of the Nymphaea colorata isolate Beijing-Zhang1983 chromosome 8, ASM883128v2, whole genome shotgun sequence genome encodes these proteins:
- the LOC116258773 gene encoding cytochrome P450 85A1-like isoform X1: MADLLVIAALIAAGIVWVTLLKWNEMKHVMKKALLPPGTMGWPLLGETPYFLKYGPDFMKQQRARYGDVFKSHILGCPTIISMDPDFNRLVLTMNERQGLVPGYPQSMADILGKWNIASVPAPIHKAMRAEICSLTNTNMMRDVLLKDMDCFMRSHLCSWGGKVIDIQDQTKQMALLLTLRHSAGILPGHPMVSAFCPEFHKLVKGTLSMPINLPCTNYRRALQAKVKILELLGRIVEERRKAGDEAAGNDVLGSILSKDDEKTKLSLTDDQIVGLLISIIYAGYETVSTTMMMAVKYLHDNPKALREIKEEQSEIRRTKEPDQSLTWDEYKSMTFTRGVIYETLRLATVVNGVLRKTTRDMELKGFSIPKGWKIFVYMRETNFDPNIYSDPLTFNPWRWQERSLESNPHFMTFGGGTRLCPGKELGMVEIAVFLHYFLTVYRWEEAGEDKILKFPRVEAPNGLRIKVFNC, translated from the exons aTGGCTGATCTGCTGGTGATTGCTGCATTGATAGCAGCAGGGATCGTCTGGGTTACTCTCCTGAAATGGAACGAGATGAAGCATGTCATGAAGAAGGCGTTGCTGCCCCCAGGTACCATGGGATGGCCCCTCCTTGGGGAGACCCCTTATTTCCTCAAATACGGTCCAGATTTCATGAAGCAGCAGAGAGCAAG GTACGGCGATGTTTTCAAGTCCCACATATTGGGTTGTCCCACAATTATCTCAATGGATCCAGATTTCAACAGACTCGTTCTCACGATGAACGAAAGACAAGGCCTTGTTCCTGGCTACCCACAATCCATGGCGGACATCTTAGGCAAATGGAACATTGCATCTGTTCCCGCCCCCATCCATAAGGCCATGAGGGCTGAAATTTGTTCCCTTACCAACACCAATATGATGAGAGACGTGCTGCTAAAGGACATGGATTGTTTCATGAGATCCCATCTCTGCAGTTGGGGAGGAAAAGTAATCGACATTCAAGACCAAACCAAGCAG ATGGCACTTCTCTTAACACTCAGGCATAGCGCCGGAATCCTGCCCGGCCATCCCATGGTGAGCGCATTCTGCCCGGAGTTTCACAAACTTGTGAAGGGGACCCTGTCGATGCCAATCAATCTCCCTTGTACCAACTATCGCCGCGCGTTGCAG GCAAAGGTGAAGATTCTTGAATTGCTGGGAAGGATTgtggaagaaagaaggaaggcCGGCGATGAAGCTGCCGGCAATGACGTTCTTGGCAGCATACTGAGTAAAGATGATGAGAAAACTAAGTTGAGCCTCACCGATGATCAAATAGTTGGCCTGTTAATATCAATCATCTATGCTGGCTATGAAACCGTTTCCACCACCATGATGATGGCTGTTAAGTATCTCCATGATAATCCAAAAGCGCTTCGTGAGATCAAG GAAGAGCAATCAGAAAtcagaagaacaaaagaaccaGACCAGTCACTTACCTGGGATGAGTACAAGTCTATGACATTTACTCGAGGA GTTATATACGAGACACTAAGACTTGCAACAGTCGTGAATGGGGTGCTAAGGAAGACGACAAGAGATATGGAATTGAAAG GATTTTCCATTCCAAAAGGTTGGAAAATTTTTGTTTACATGAGAGAGACCAACTTTGATCCCAATATTTACTCCGATCCCTTAACCTTCAATCCATGGAGATGGCAG GAAAGGAGCTTGGAGTCCAACCCACACTTCATGACTTTTGGAGGAGGAACCAGATTATGCCCAGGGAAGGAGTTAGGGATGGTTGAAATTGCTGTGTTCCTTCATTATTTCCTTACTGTATACAG GTGGGAAGAGGCTGGAGAAGACAAGATTTTGAAGTTTCCTAGAGTTGAAGCGCCCAATGGCCTGAGGATCAAAGTGTTCAATTGTTAA
- the LOC116258773 gene encoding cytochrome P450 85A1-like isoform X2 encodes MADLLVIAALIAAGIVWVTLLKWNEMKHVMKKALLPPGTMGWPLLGETPYFLKYGPDFMKQQRARYGDVFKSHILGCPTIISMDPDFNRLVLTMNERQGLVPGYPQSMADILGKWNIASVPAPIHKAMRAEICSLTNTNMMRDVLLKDMDCFMRSHLCSWGGKVIDIQDQTKQMALLLTLRHSAGILPGHPMVSAFCPEFHKLVKGTLSMPINLPCTNYRRALQAKVKILELLGRIVEERRKAGDEAAGNDVLGSILSKDDEKTKLSLTDDQIVGLLISIIYAGYETVSTTMMMAVKYLHDNPKALREIKEEQSEIRRTKEPDQSLTWDEYKSMTFTRGVIYETLRLATVVNGVLRKTTRDMELKGKELGVQPTLHDFWRRNQIMPREGVRDG; translated from the exons aTGGCTGATCTGCTGGTGATTGCTGCATTGATAGCAGCAGGGATCGTCTGGGTTACTCTCCTGAAATGGAACGAGATGAAGCATGTCATGAAGAAGGCGTTGCTGCCCCCAGGTACCATGGGATGGCCCCTCCTTGGGGAGACCCCTTATTTCCTCAAATACGGTCCAGATTTCATGAAGCAGCAGAGAGCAAG GTACGGCGATGTTTTCAAGTCCCACATATTGGGTTGTCCCACAATTATCTCAATGGATCCAGATTTCAACAGACTCGTTCTCACGATGAACGAAAGACAAGGCCTTGTTCCTGGCTACCCACAATCCATGGCGGACATCTTAGGCAAATGGAACATTGCATCTGTTCCCGCCCCCATCCATAAGGCCATGAGGGCTGAAATTTGTTCCCTTACCAACACCAATATGATGAGAGACGTGCTGCTAAAGGACATGGATTGTTTCATGAGATCCCATCTCTGCAGTTGGGGAGGAAAAGTAATCGACATTCAAGACCAAACCAAGCAG ATGGCACTTCTCTTAACACTCAGGCATAGCGCCGGAATCCTGCCCGGCCATCCCATGGTGAGCGCATTCTGCCCGGAGTTTCACAAACTTGTGAAGGGGACCCTGTCGATGCCAATCAATCTCCCTTGTACCAACTATCGCCGCGCGTTGCAG GCAAAGGTGAAGATTCTTGAATTGCTGGGAAGGATTgtggaagaaagaaggaaggcCGGCGATGAAGCTGCCGGCAATGACGTTCTTGGCAGCATACTGAGTAAAGATGATGAGAAAACTAAGTTGAGCCTCACCGATGATCAAATAGTTGGCCTGTTAATATCAATCATCTATGCTGGCTATGAAACCGTTTCCACCACCATGATGATGGCTGTTAAGTATCTCCATGATAATCCAAAAGCGCTTCGTGAGATCAAG GAAGAGCAATCAGAAAtcagaagaacaaaagaaccaGACCAGTCACTTACCTGGGATGAGTACAAGTCTATGACATTTACTCGAGGA GTTATATACGAGACACTAAGACTTGCAACAGTCGTGAATGGGGTGCTAAGGAAGACGACAAGAGATATGGAATTGAAAG GAAAGGAGCTTGGAGTCCAACCCACACTTCATGACTTTTGGAGGAGGAACCAGATTATGCCCAGGGAAGGAGTTAGGGATGGTTGA